A window of the Microplitis mediator isolate UGA2020A chromosome 5, iyMicMedi2.1, whole genome shotgun sequence genome harbors these coding sequences:
- the LOC130667845 gene encoding S-phase kinase-associated protein 1-like — protein sequence MSLIKLESNDKELFEVDIKVAKMSMTIKTMLEDLGLGDSDDEVVPLPNVHSAILKKVIEWAEHHKDDPPAPEDDETQEKRCDDISTWDSEFLKVDQPTLFAIIRAANYLDIKGLMDVTCKTVACMIKGKTPDEIRKTFNLPPTKTPVDNNDVVKA from the coding sequence atgtctttaaTAAAACTTGAGAGCAACGACAAAGAGCTTTTCGAGGTTGATATTAAAGTTGCTAAGATGTCGATGACCATTAAAACCATGTTGGAAGATCTTGGATTGGGAGATAGCGATGACGAAGTGGTGCCTCTACCTAATGTACACTCGGCaatcttaaaaaaagttattgaatgGGCTGAGCATCACAAGGATGATCCACCAGCTCCTGAAGACGACGAAACTCAAGAAAAAAGGTGCGACGACATCAGTACCTGGGACTCTGAATTCCTGAAAGTTGATCAGCCAACTCTCTTCGCCATAATCCGCGCTGCTAATTACCTAGACATCAAGGGCTTAATGGACGTAACTTGCAAAACTGTCGCCTGCATGATTAAAGGAAAGACTCCTGATGAAATTAGAAAGACTTTCAACCTGCCTCCAACCAAAACTCCTGTTGATAATAACGATGTCGTAAAAGCATAA